DNA from Streptomyces sp. Edi4:
GTCGTCACCGAGGTGCTGGGCGCCCACCCCTCCGGCGCGAGCGACGTGCTGCCCCGGCTGCGTTCCGCCATCCAGGCGTGCGCCGACGGGTTCACCACCAAGGGCGGCGACCTCGAACCGTCGGCGTTCACCGCGGTCAAGGAGCTGCCCACGCCCCAAGTGGGTGACGAAGCCATCGCCTACGAGCTGATGGGCGACGCCCAGGGCGACCCGGTGCCGATGGTCTTCCAGGTGGTGCGCAGCGGGACGACCGTGGTGACGTACTACGCCGTCGACGTCACCGGGGACGACACGCCCCAGATTCCCGCCCAGCTCGCCGTCGCGCAGGCGGCCAAGCTCAAGTCCTGAGATCCTGACCGGTTGCCTCCCGGCCGCCCGCCTCGATCACCAGCCGGACACCCGGCCGAAGCCCCCACCCCGCCATCTGCCCCGCCTCCGCCTCCAGGACGTGGCGTGCTCGCGGGCGCGGCAGGCCAAGGCGGCCCGGGCGCATGGTGGTGACGGCGATCACGCGCAGCTCGCGGTCCAGATGGGCGACGTCGATGGCGAAGCGCATCCGGAAGGTGTGCACGCTGCTCGCCGGGGTCAGCAGGAGCGCGCCCTGGACGCCGTCCCGCCCGAGCAGGCCCCGCGTACGGGTGCGGTAGGACGCCGCGATCTCCAGCGCGATCCCCACATCCGCGCCCCCCGCCACGCGCAACACGCCCGTCCCGTCCCTCCATCGGCCCATGGATAAACGGTAGTGGCTCGCGGGGCCGCCGCGTAGGGTCCGCGATATGGGCCGAAACATCAGGAATCACAACAACCGCCCCTTCGAGGAACTGATCGACGAGGCCGCGTCCGTCTCCGTCGACGGCTGGGA
Protein-coding regions in this window:
- a CDS encoding DUF192 domain-containing protein, which codes for MGRWRDGTGVLRVAGGADVGIALEIAASYRTRTRGLLGRDGVQGALLLTPASSVHTFRMRFAIDVAHLDRELRVIAVTTMRPGRLGLPRPRARHVLEAEAGQMAGWGLRPGVRLVIEAGGREATGQDLRT